Proteins co-encoded in one Papaver somniferum cultivar HN1 chromosome 5, ASM357369v1, whole genome shotgun sequence genomic window:
- the LOC113279862 gene encoding uncharacterized protein LOC113279862 — translation MAPSGLPPHELKLKLGAPIMLLRNVSAKNGLYNGTRLIIKKLFPNCIDAVILSGNSTGKRLFLHRMPMSPPENFEMPFKMICKQFPVRMCFAFTINKEQGQTIENTCIYLPEHVFSHGKLYVGFQGVFPATTLKC, via the coding sequence ATGGCCCCGAGTGGTTTACCTCCTCATGAGTTGAAATTGAAGCTAGGAGCACCCATTATGTTACTGAGGAATGTTAGTGCCAAGAACGGCTTATACAATGGTACTAGGCTTATCATAAAGAAGTTATTTCCAAATTGTATCGATGCAGTGATCCTCAGTGGAAATTCAACGGGTAAAAGATTATTTCTCCATAGGATGCCAATGAGTCCGCCAGAGAATTTTGAGATGCCGTTTAAGATGATTTGCAAGCAATTCCCAGTACGTATGTGCTTTGCATTCACCATCAACAAAGAACAGGGACAAACAATTGAAAACACCTGTATTTATCTTCCCGAGCATGTCTTTAGTCATGGGAAATTGTATGTTGGGTTTCAAGGGGTGTTTCCAGCAACAACACTAAAGTGTTAA